A genomic stretch from Edaphobacter aggregans includes:
- a CDS encoding M2 family metallopeptidase produces MHLKSALLAVAFLPVFAVAQTPKTAAPTVAEAQAFMDKAETDLLALANEAGRAAWVQATFITDDTEAIAAKADERLLTRTNELVIGARRFKGMKLPPDLDRKFMLLRLNGSPTDPKLVAELTKVSTSLDGMYGKGKYCRTEAAAAGASTDGDQKNCLGIDDLDVLMAKSRDPKELQELWVGWHKISPPMREKYARLVELSNQGAREFGFRDTGELWRSGYDMTPEQFSAELERAWTQLEPLYQELHAYVRFKLIQKYGAAADRPDGMIPAHLLGNMWAQEWGNVYDIVAPTDAGSFKMYDLEAALNKQIGPVSPLEAGKKLTKYGEGFFTSLGFEPLPATFWERSQFIKPRDRDVVCHASAWNVDNDLDLRLKMCIKVNADDFTTVHHELGHNFYQRAYRKQPFFFRDGANDGFHEAIGDSIALSITPDYLKQLNLIDQIPPPEADIPLQLRTALDKIAFLPFGLLIDKWRWQVFSGQTKPEDFNRAWWELREKYQGVAPPVQRSEADFDPGAKYHIPGNVPYARYFLARVYQFQFYKAMCDASGYKGPLNRCSFYGSKEAGAKLNTMLEAGRSKPWQETLKAMTGTDHLDAGPMIEYFQPLYTWLRQQNAANKVTVGWKTESK; encoded by the coding sequence ATGCACTTAAAGAGCGCTCTTCTCGCCGTCGCCTTCCTACCGGTCTTTGCCGTTGCACAGACGCCGAAGACTGCCGCCCCTACCGTTGCTGAGGCTCAGGCATTTATGGACAAGGCCGAGACTGATCTGCTGGCTCTGGCCAATGAGGCTGGGCGAGCAGCCTGGGTGCAAGCCACCTTCATCACAGATGACACCGAGGCCATCGCAGCCAAGGCCGACGAGCGGCTGCTGACGAGGACGAATGAGCTGGTGATCGGGGCGCGGCGGTTTAAAGGGATGAAGCTGCCGCCTGATCTGGATCGCAAGTTCATGTTGCTGAGATTGAACGGCTCGCCTACGGACCCGAAGCTGGTCGCGGAGTTGACGAAGGTATCGACGTCGCTGGACGGGATGTATGGGAAGGGTAAGTATTGCAGAACGGAAGCCGCGGCTGCGGGAGCCTCGACTGATGGAGATCAGAAGAATTGTCTTGGGATTGATGATCTCGACGTGCTTATGGCGAAGTCGCGTGACCCGAAGGAACTGCAGGAGCTTTGGGTGGGCTGGCATAAGATTTCGCCGCCGATGCGAGAGAAGTATGCGCGGCTGGTGGAGCTTTCGAATCAGGGTGCACGGGAGTTTGGCTTCAGGGATACGGGCGAGCTTTGGCGGTCGGGATATGACATGACACCAGAGCAGTTTTCGGCCGAGTTGGAGAGGGCGTGGACGCAGCTCGAGCCGCTCTATCAGGAGCTGCATGCTTATGTGCGGTTCAAGCTGATTCAGAAGTACGGCGCTGCAGCAGACAGACCGGATGGGATGATTCCGGCCCATCTGCTGGGGAATATGTGGGCGCAGGAATGGGGAAATGTCTATGACATCGTTGCGCCTACGGACGCTGGCAGCTTCAAGATGTATGACCTTGAAGCTGCGCTGAACAAGCAGATTGGCCCGGTTTCTCCACTGGAGGCTGGGAAGAAGCTGACGAAGTATGGTGAAGGATTTTTTACTTCGCTGGGATTTGAACCGCTACCGGCGACGTTCTGGGAGCGGTCGCAGTTCATTAAGCCCCGAGACCGCGATGTCGTGTGCCATGCCAGCGCATGGAACGTGGACAACGATCTGGATCTGCGGCTGAAGATGTGCATTAAGGTCAACGCGGACGACTTTACGACGGTGCACCATGAGCTGGGACATAACTTCTATCAGCGGGCTTACCGGAAGCAGCCGTTTTTTTTTCGCGATGGGGCTAACGATGGGTTCCACGAGGCGATTGGCGACTCCATCGCGCTTTCGATCACGCCGGACTATCTGAAACAGTTGAATCTGATCGATCAGATTCCTCCGCCCGAGGCAGATATTCCGCTCCAGCTTCGCACGGCGTTGGATAAGATCGCATTCCTTCCCTTCGGACTGCTGATCGATAAATGGCGATGGCAGGTCTTCAGCGGGCAGACCAAACCTGAAGACTTCAATAGGGCATGGTGGGAGCTGCGTGAGAAATATCAGGGAGTCGCACCGCCGGTTCAGCGGTCTGAGGCCGACTTCGATCCGGGCGCGAAGTACCACATTCCGGGCAATGTTCCTTATGCGCGGTACTTCCTTGCCCGCGTCTATCAGTTCCAGTTTTACAAGGCGATGTGCGATGCCTCTGGCTACAAGGGGCCGCTGAACCGGTGCAGCTTCTACGGCAGCAAAGAAGCAGGGGCGAAGCTGAACACGATGTTGGAGGCTGGGCGGTCGAAGCCATGGCAGGAGACACTGAAAGCAATGACAGGAACGGACCATCTGGACGCAGGACCGATGATTGAATATTTCCAGCCGCTGTATACGTGGCTGAGGCAACAGAACGCGGCAAATAAAGTCACGGTTGGCTGGAAAACAGAATCAAAATAG
- a CDS encoding YggS family pyridoxal phosphate-dependent enzyme, translated as MSIADNLSRLHEEIAAACRKAGRSDSEVALMAVSKVHPVESILEAYAAGQRLFGENRVQEFQEKSARLGSLTDVAFHLIGPLQSNKTNKAAELFDAVDAVDSLKIAQRLDTAAVALGKRLPVLIEVKLSHEESKHGVAPAELTALLEAMQELKAVEAVGLMTVPPWSEDAEMARPYFRELRRLRDEAAVRFPRVTQLSMGMSNDFGVAIEEGSTCVRVGTSIFGKRVYPAGV; from the coding sequence ATGTCTATCGCCGACAACCTCTCCCGATTGCATGAAGAGATTGCTGCAGCCTGCCGAAAAGCTGGCCGCTCTGACAGTGAAGTTGCGCTAATGGCCGTGAGTAAGGTCCATCCCGTTGAATCTATTTTAGAGGCCTATGCTGCGGGGCAACGGTTGTTTGGTGAGAACCGGGTGCAGGAGTTTCAGGAGAAGTCGGCTCGGCTCGGCTCGTTGACGGATGTGGCGTTTCATCTGATTGGGCCGCTGCAGTCGAACAAGACGAATAAGGCTGCGGAGCTGTTCGATGCGGTGGATGCGGTGGACTCGCTGAAGATCGCTCAGCGGCTGGATACGGCGGCGGTGGCGCTGGGTAAGCGGCTTCCGGTGCTGATTGAGGTGAAGCTGAGCCATGAGGAGTCGAAGCATGGGGTGGCTCCGGCGGAATTGACGGCGTTGCTTGAGGCGATGCAGGAGTTGAAGGCGGTTGAGGCTGTGGGTTTGATGACGGTGCCGCCGTGGTCGGAGGATGCTGAGATGGCTCGGCCTTATTTTCGTGAGTTGCGACGGCTGCGGGATGAGGCTGCGGTGCGGTTTCCGCGGGTGACGCAGCTTTCGATGGGGATGTCGAATGACTTTGGGGTCGCGATTGAAGAGGGCAGCACGTGTGTTCGTGTGGGGACCAGCATCTTTGGGAAGCGGGTTTATCCGGCTGGTGTGTGA
- a CDS encoding DMT family protein — translation MWTILLLTGSNIFMTFAWYGHLKYKDVALWKVILVSWSIAFFEYCLQVPANRIGSGTFSPSQLKVIQEIITLSVFGVFTVYYFGERLHWNHAVAFCCLVAGAFFMFHKF, via the coding sequence ATGTGGACGATTCTTCTCCTGACTGGGTCAAACATCTTCATGACCTTCGCCTGGTACGGACACCTCAAGTACAAAGACGTCGCGCTCTGGAAGGTCATTCTCGTAAGCTGGTCCATCGCCTTCTTCGAGTACTGTCTCCAGGTCCCCGCCAACCGCATCGGCTCCGGCACTTTCTCGCCTTCCCAACTCAAGGTCATCCAGGAGATCATCACCCTCTCGGTCTTCGGCGTCTTCACCGTCTACTACTTCGGCGAAAGGCTCCACTGGAACCACGCCGTGGCCTTCTGCTGCCTCGTCGCCGGAGCCTTCTTCATGTTCCACAAGTTCTAA
- the trxB gene encoding thioredoxin-disulfide reductase: MSENTTRDTVILGSGCSGLTAAIYAARSNLKPLVLEGHEPGGQLSITTLVENFPGWPEGIQGPELIENMKKQATRFGAELRMAHLNSIDLTKHPFELNIGKETIHTRTLIIASGASARWLNLPSEQALIGHGVSSCATCDGFFFSGKEIAVIGGGDSAMEEALFLTRFATKVTLINRTERFRASPIMLERAMAHPQIQFMTNTTVEEVLGVEEKDVRGLKLKNRLSEEESVLPVSAMFLGIGHIPNAKAFKGLLDLDDDGYILTKNNVLTTLNGEIIPGVFACGDIQDRRYRQAITAAGSGCMAALEVEKYLEEHGR; encoded by the coding sequence ATGAGTGAAAACACGACTCGCGATACTGTCATCCTCGGTTCCGGATGCTCCGGACTTACCGCTGCCATTTATGCTGCCCGCTCGAATCTGAAACCGCTGGTTCTGGAAGGACATGAGCCGGGAGGGCAGCTCTCGATTACGACGCTAGTGGAGAACTTTCCGGGATGGCCGGAGGGGATTCAGGGGCCGGAGCTGATCGAGAACATGAAGAAGCAGGCGACGCGGTTCGGAGCTGAGCTGAGGATGGCTCACCTGAATTCGATCGACCTTACGAAGCATCCTTTTGAGCTGAACATTGGCAAAGAGACGATCCATACGCGGACGCTGATTATTGCCTCCGGGGCGAGCGCCCGGTGGCTGAACCTGCCGAGCGAGCAGGCGCTGATTGGCCATGGGGTCAGCTCGTGTGCGACGTGCGACGGGTTCTTCTTCTCCGGTAAGGAGATTGCCGTGATCGGCGGAGGCGACTCCGCGATGGAAGAGGCGCTGTTTCTGACTCGGTTTGCGACGAAGGTCACGCTGATCAACCGGACCGAGAGGTTCCGCGCCTCTCCGATCATGCTAGAGCGCGCAATGGCTCATCCTCAGATCCAGTTCATGACCAACACAACTGTGGAAGAGGTGTTGGGCGTTGAAGAGAAGGACGTCAGGGGTCTGAAGCTGAAGAACCGCTTGTCGGAAGAGGAGTCTGTCCTTCCTGTGTCGGCGATGTTCCTTGGGATTGGGCATATTCCGAATGCCAAAGCGTTCAAGGGGCTACTGGATTTAGATGACGACGGCTACATCCTGACGAAGAACAATGTCCTGACTACGCTGAATGGCGAGATTATTCCCGGCGTGTTTGCCTGCGGGGACATTCAGGACCGGCGGTACCGGCAGGCGATTACGGCTGCGGGGTCGGGATGCATGGCGGCGCTTGAGGTGGAGAAGTATCTGGAAGAGCACGGCAGATAA
- the glpK gene encoding glycerol kinase GlpK, with amino-acid sequence MAGKQYILALDQGTTSSRAMVVDEAGSVVSIAQRPFRQIFPQPGWVEHSPTEIWSSQSGVATEALAAADLTEHDIATIGITNQRETTVVWDRETGEPIYNAIVWQDRRTAAFCDALRNRGDGAMIQEKTGLIPDAYFSGSKLNWILNNVDGARARAEAGKLAFGTVDSWLIWKLTQGERHVTDATNASRTMLYNIHTLEWDEELLRLLDVPRSMLPEVVASSGHCGTTRGLFAGIAIAGIAGDQQAALFGQMCTEPGMAKCTFGTGAFMLLHTGTQPMASKNRLLTTIAWQIGDKVEYALEGSMLMAGAVVQWLRDELRVIRTSAEVEELAASVSSSNGVVLVPAFAGLGAPHWDQYARGALLGMTRGTTRAHIARAALEGIALQVTDVLGAMQADSGLPLAQLRVDGGASANNLLMQIQADVLGIEVVRPKNAEATVMGAAYLAGLAMGYWPNKETIARQWQMDRVFSPVIDAAARGKVRASWRKALGRAEGWTKEEEAEG; translated from the coding sequence TTGGCGGGTAAACAGTACATTCTTGCGCTGGATCAGGGGACGACGAGTTCGCGTGCGATGGTGGTGGATGAAGCGGGCAGCGTGGTGTCGATTGCGCAGCGACCTTTTCGACAGATCTTTCCTCAGCCGGGGTGGGTCGAGCATTCGCCGACCGAGATATGGTCTTCACAAAGCGGCGTTGCGACTGAGGCTCTTGCCGCTGCGGACCTGACAGAACACGATATCGCTACTATCGGAATTACGAATCAGCGTGAGACGACCGTTGTCTGGGACCGCGAGACTGGCGAGCCGATTTACAACGCCATCGTCTGGCAGGATCGACGTACGGCGGCATTTTGCGATGCGCTGCGGAACCGCGGTGATGGTGCGATGATCCAGGAGAAGACGGGATTGATTCCGGATGCGTACTTTTCGGGGAGCAAGCTCAACTGGATCCTGAATAACGTGGATGGTGCGCGGGCGCGGGCTGAGGCGGGGAAGCTTGCTTTTGGGACTGTCGACAGCTGGTTGATCTGGAAGCTTACACAGGGGGAGAGGCATGTCACGGATGCGACTAATGCCTCGCGGACGATGCTCTACAACATTCACACGCTTGAGTGGGACGAGGAGTTACTGCGGCTATTAGATGTTCCGCGATCGATGCTGCCGGAGGTTGTGGCTTCGAGCGGGCACTGCGGAACTACACGCGGTCTCTTTGCGGGGATCGCCATTGCGGGGATTGCGGGCGACCAGCAGGCTGCGCTATTTGGGCAGATGTGCACAGAACCAGGGATGGCGAAGTGCACGTTTGGGACGGGGGCTTTCATGCTGCTCCACACGGGAACGCAGCCGATGGCCTCGAAGAATCGGTTGCTGACGACTATTGCGTGGCAGATCGGCGACAAGGTCGAATACGCGCTGGAAGGAAGCATGCTGATGGCTGGCGCCGTAGTGCAGTGGCTGCGGGATGAGTTGCGGGTGATTCGCACGTCGGCTGAGGTGGAAGAGTTGGCAGCGTCGGTTTCTAGCTCAAATGGAGTCGTACTCGTACCGGCGTTTGCCGGACTGGGGGCTCCGCATTGGGATCAGTATGCGCGCGGTGCTCTGCTGGGAATGACACGGGGAACGACGCGGGCGCACATCGCCAGGGCTGCGCTAGAAGGAATCGCCCTGCAGGTGACGGACGTGCTTGGTGCGATGCAGGCGGACTCGGGTTTGCCGCTCGCGCAGTTGCGTGTGGATGGTGGGGCCTCAGCGAACAACTTGCTAATGCAGATTCAAGCCGATGTGCTTGGGATCGAAGTTGTGCGGCCGAAGAACGCCGAGGCCACAGTGATGGGCGCGGCTTATCTAGCTGGTCTTGCTATGGGATATTGGCCCAACAAAGAAACGATTGCGCGGCAGTGGCAGATGGATCGCGTCTTCAGTCCTGTGATAGACGCGGCGGCCAGGGGCAAGGTACGGGCTTCCTGGCGCAAAGCTTTGGGACGTGCAGAAGGCTGGACGAAAGAGGAGGAGGCTGAAGGTTGA
- a CDS encoding allantoinase has protein sequence MANLTLVYGMRLLPADEVAEVGDAPIALKNGNQARVTMHVLEGSREQIEAQLKMSLDAFFDFYPEI, from the coding sequence ATGGCAAACCTGACGCTGGTCTACGGAATGAGACTGCTACCCGCCGACGAGGTAGCAGAGGTGGGCGACGCTCCAATCGCCCTGAAGAACGGCAACCAGGCACGCGTCACCATGCACGTTCTCGAAGGTAGCCGGGAGCAGATCGAGGCCCAGCTCAAAATGAGTCTCGACGCCTTCTTCG
- a CDS encoding DUF167 domain-containing protein: MDDAADFVQDVGDGCTVSVRVHPGARKNGVSGVHAGAVKISLTTPPVDGRANDALIAFVAELLRVPRGGESCERHDEPSKVLRITGKSAAEVRAALLPVDLC, translated from the coding sequence ATGGATGACGCGGCTGACTTCGTGCAGGATGTTGGGGATGGGTGCACGGTGAGCGTGCGGGTGCATCCGGGGGCTCGGAAGAATGGGGTGAGTGGGGTTCATGCGGGAGCGGTAAAGATTTCGCTGACGACTCCGCCGGTGGATGGGCGCGCTAATGATGCCTTAATTGCGTTTGTGGCGGAGTTGCTGCGGGTTCCACGGGGGGGTGAGTCTTGTGAGCGGCATGACGAGCCGTCGAAGGTGCTGCGCATTACGGGCAAGAGCGCGGCTGAGGTGCGGGCCGCGCTCTTGCCTGTAGATTTGTGCTGA
- a CDS encoding glycoside hydrolase family 28 protein: MVRPIASKIPLSAPAPLETPTKMNSFGNRLAAFATLTLLTLPALAAGKVCDAHAYGAKADGTTKDTKAIQAAIDDCAKAGGGTVKLAGGTFLSAPIVLKSNIALDLAKDATLFGSPDHADYPAISEFRAPGTQSLVRAANAENIAITGAGTIDGNGESWWKIARATHNAGVVGEVTFRPRLVVFDHCKHVRIEGVTIQNSPSWQVVPYYSDDVIIRNVRILAPQHSPNTDAIDPFSSSNMIIDHVFADVGDDNIAIKSGIINSPGPDEPSKNITITDCEFMHGHGLSIGSEIAGGAHNIHAERIHFKGTDQGLRIKANRDRGNQVYDISFKDITMENVKTSILISAYYPKALPEGEVAAAPITRLTPFFHDITIENVKSINTPWAGVIVGLPESPVKNVVLKNINIQGAKGLQIAYATVTGTNVNITASEGQPITVAPNAKATIK; the protein is encoded by the coding sequence GTGGTACGACCAATTGCGAGTAAGATTCCCCTGAGCGCTCCGGCGCCATTGGAGACACCGACCAAAATGAACAGCTTCGGCAATCGACTCGCCGCCTTCGCCACCCTGACCCTCCTCACACTGCCTGCACTGGCCGCTGGCAAGGTCTGCGACGCCCACGCCTATGGGGCCAAAGCCGACGGCACCACCAAGGACACCAAGGCCATCCAGGCGGCCATTGACGACTGCGCGAAAGCCGGAGGGGGCACCGTCAAGCTCGCCGGAGGAACGTTCCTCTCCGCCCCCATCGTGCTGAAAAGCAACATCGCCCTCGACCTGGCCAAGGACGCAACCCTCTTCGGTTCACCCGATCACGCCGATTATCCTGCCATCAGTGAGTTCCGCGCCCCAGGCACACAATCCCTGGTCCGAGCTGCCAACGCCGAAAACATCGCCATCACCGGCGCCGGCACCATCGACGGCAACGGCGAAAGCTGGTGGAAGATCGCCCGCGCAACCCATAACGCCGGAGTCGTCGGCGAAGTCACCTTCCGCCCGCGCCTCGTCGTCTTCGACCACTGCAAACACGTCCGCATCGAAGGCGTCACAATCCAGAACTCCCCCAGCTGGCAGGTCGTCCCCTACTACTCCGACGACGTCATCATCCGCAACGTCCGCATCCTCGCCCCGCAGCACTCGCCCAACACCGACGCCATCGACCCCTTCAGCTCCAGCAACATGATCATCGACCACGTCTTCGCCGACGTAGGGGACGACAACATCGCCATCAAGAGCGGCATCATCAACTCGCCCGGCCCCGATGAGCCCAGCAAAAACATCACCATCACTGACTGCGAGTTCATGCACGGCCACGGCCTCTCCATCGGCAGCGAGATCGCAGGCGGCGCACACAACATCCACGCGGAGCGGATCCACTTCAAAGGCACCGACCAAGGCCTCCGCATCAAAGCCAACCGCGACCGCGGCAACCAGGTCTACGACATCTCCTTCAAAGACATCACCATGGAGAACGTCAAAACCTCCATTCTCATCAGCGCCTACTACCCCAAGGCGCTCCCCGAAGGCGAAGTCGCAGCCGCGCCCATCACACGCCTCACGCCGTTCTTCCACGACATCACCATCGAGAACGTAAAGTCCATCAACACTCCATGGGCAGGCGTCATCGTCGGCCTACCCGAGTCGCCCGTCAAAAACGTCGTCCTCAAGAACATCAATATTCAGGGAGCGAAGGGCCTCCAGATCGCATATGCAACCGTAACCGGCACAAATGTAAACATCACGGCATCGGAAGGCCAGCCAATCACAGTAGCCCCTAACGCAAAAGCAACGATCAAGTAA